The DNA segment ACGATCAGGGTTGTTTAAGAAGCTCTTAGTAGGTCCACGCGACGTTTTTTTCCTGGACCGTCCGGAGGCGCATCGACTCCGCGTGCCCGTCGAAGAACACGGCGTTCGCGGACCCGTCCTTGTTTCGGTTTCGTTCGAAGTGCCGATACCGGAGGCCGGTCGGCCCCATGCCGTCGGTGTTACCGAGGATTGGGATGGCGCGGCCTGGCTGCGGGCCAGGGACGGGGCTGGTCGGCTTGTGCCACGTGTCGTTCAGGTCATCCAGGTAGACCCACGAACCGCCGTCGCCAAACGCTTGATTGTTGTCGCCGATCGCGATCACCTCTGAAGACCGCCTGATCTTGACGAGCTTAACGTAGGCAACCGGCCCACCCCAGTTGAACACGAACGGACCCGGCAACGCGCCGTAGTGGATCGCCATGTCGACGGTGGTGGTGAGGTTGAGCGTGGCAGTTGGGCAGAGGAACACTCGGGCAGCATGGGTGGCCCTCCCCGAGCT comes from the Tepidisphaeraceae bacterium genome and includes:
- a CDS encoding prepilin-type N-terminal cleavage/methylation domain-containing protein; the encoded protein is MSRKHAFTLVELLVVIGIIALLISILLPSLQKAKQSAQNASCLSNLKQMGIALLMYTNENKGSLPHGYGPGGNPNDCYDDLLSKYLPGNAANSSGRATHAARVFLCPTATLNLTTTVDMAIHYGALPGPFVFNWGGPVAYVKLVKIRRSSEVIAIGDNNQAFGDGGSWVYLDDLNDTWHKPTSPVPGPQPGRAIPILGNTDGMGPTGLRYRHFERNRNKDGSANAVFFDGHAESMRLRTVQEKNVAWTY